A genomic window from Pseudonocardia broussonetiae includes:
- a CDS encoding Hsp70 family protein, whose product MAVHGIDLGTTNSAVARTGPDGRPQVLAGMSGAPTTPSVVLFASGTEHVVGEGARREARLDPEHVCTLVKRRMGDAEWRFVAHGTGWSAPAVSSLILKSLVADAAFATGETPTAAVITVPAWFGDEERRATVLAGTYAGLDVVDVLSEPIAAALAYGFARLDGSPEMVKGAAHETVLVYDLGGGTFDATVIELADRRISVLAVEGDHQLGGADWDERIALHLARRFCEQNPDAEDPMDDAAGTQALVLAAERAKHVLSESTSTDVVVTHDGARAAVTLTRAELESMTASLLRRTVDLTRSCLAEAARRGVPRVDRVLLVGGSSRMPAVADALLTELDLDAKLHDPDLAVARGAALYGEKKELERMVAADLRTRGRLRDGAPLEDAAPADLDDAARRVADAYAVPLAQVRRAVEVRVDTVVSRGFGVLALNSSAGRLEPTWLVHRNDRLPIRTSRSFGTVRADQAVIALTVVEQQGQAESSRAEDAKVLVVGEITGIPPGYDEGSEVRVSFEMGFDGVLHVTAFHVDAGLPLTLTVTTGATLSQAEVARERDRLGRQRRRE is encoded by the coding sequence GTGGCCGTCCACGGTATCGATCTCGGCACCACGAACTCCGCCGTCGCCCGGACCGGCCCCGACGGGCGGCCGCAGGTGCTCGCCGGCATGTCCGGTGCCCCGACGACGCCGTCGGTGGTGCTGTTCGCCTCCGGCACCGAGCACGTCGTGGGGGAGGGCGCGCGGCGCGAGGCCCGGCTCGACCCGGAGCACGTCTGCACGCTGGTCAAGCGGCGGATGGGCGACGCGGAGTGGCGGTTCGTCGCGCACGGCACGGGCTGGTCGGCGCCGGCGGTGTCGTCGCTGATCCTGAAGTCGCTGGTGGCCGACGCCGCGTTCGCCACCGGTGAGACGCCGACCGCCGCCGTGATCACCGTCCCGGCCTGGTTCGGCGACGAGGAGCGGCGCGCCACCGTGCTCGCCGGGACCTACGCGGGCCTCGACGTCGTCGACGTCCTGTCCGAGCCCATCGCCGCCGCCCTGGCCTACGGCTTCGCCCGCCTCGACGGCTCGCCGGAGATGGTGAAGGGCGCGGCCCACGAGACCGTCCTGGTCTACGACCTCGGCGGCGGCACGTTCGACGCCACCGTCATCGAGCTCGCCGACCGCCGCATCTCGGTGCTCGCCGTGGAGGGCGACCACCAGCTCGGCGGCGCCGACTGGGACGAGCGCATCGCCCTGCACCTCGCCCGCCGCTTCTGCGAGCAGAACCCCGATGCCGAGGACCCGATGGACGACGCCGCGGGCACGCAGGCGCTGGTCCTGGCCGCGGAGCGGGCGAAGCACGTGCTGTCGGAGTCGACGAGCACCGACGTCGTCGTCACCCACGACGGCGCCCGCGCGGCGGTCACGCTCACCCGCGCCGAGCTGGAGTCGATGACGGCGTCGCTGCTGCGGCGCACCGTCGACCTCACCCGCTCCTGCCTGGCCGAAGCCGCCCGCCGCGGGGTGCCGCGCGTCGACCGGGTGCTGCTCGTCGGCGGTTCCTCGCGCATGCCCGCCGTCGCCGACGCCCTGCTCACCGAGCTCGACCTCGACGCGAAGCTGCACGATCCCGACCTCGCCGTCGCCCGCGGCGCCGCGCTGTACGGGGAGAAGAAGGAGCTCGAGCGGATGGTCGCGGCCGACCTGCGCACCCGCGGACGCCTGCGCGACGGCGCGCCGCTGGAGGACGCCGCCCCCGCCGACCTCGACGACGCCGCCCGCCGCGTCGCCGACGCCTACGCCGTGCCGCTGGCGCAGGTGCGCCGCGCGGTGGAGGTCCGCGTCGACACCGTCGTCTCGCGCGGGTTCGGCGTGCTCGCCCTCAACTCCTCGGCGGGCCGGCTCGAACCGACCTGGCTGGTGCACCGCAACGACCGCCTCCCGATCCGCACCAGCCGCAGCTTCGGCACGGTGCGCGCCGACCAGGCGGTGATCGCGCTGACCGTCGTCGAGCAGCAGGGGCAGGCCGAGTCCTCGCGGGCGGAGGACGCGAAGGTGCTGGTCGTCGGCGAGATCACCGGCATCCCGCCCGGCTACGACGAGGGCAGCGAGGTGCGCGTGAGCTTCGAGATGGGCTTCGACGGCGTCCTGCACGTCACCGCGTTCCACGTCGACGCCGGGCTGCCGCTGACCCTCACCGTGACGACCGGCGCCACGCTCTCGCAGGCCGAGGTCGCCCGCGAGCGCGACCGGCTCGGCAGGCAGCGGCGGCGGGAGTGA
- a CDS encoding MSMEG_0565 family glycosyltransferase, producing MPTAERVALLTYSTNPRGGVVHTLALAEALADRGVDVTVWSLGRGGDSAFFRPVDPRVAVRLVPLPEIDGESVGERVVRSIAVLGAALEGTYDVVHAQDCITANAAAAAGRTGVVRTVHHIDHFTTPELARCHERAIREPSAHVTVSAAVAAELRAGWGITATVIGNGVDAARFAAAAGPAGASGRAAWSARLGRYVLAVGGIEPRKGSLALLEAYALLRREHPDVALVVAGGETVFDHRAYRAEWEARAAALGVAPVVLGPVDDALLPALVAAASAFAFPSTKEGFGLAAMEALAAGVPLVVSDLPVLRETFTGAAEFAADPPALAAALGRALTAPDPARRAAGRALAARCTWSGAADRHLDFYRSLPPGGHR from the coding sequence GTGCCTACCGCTGAGCGCGTCGCCCTGCTGACGTACTCGACGAATCCGCGCGGGGGCGTCGTGCACACCCTGGCGCTGGCCGAGGCGCTCGCCGACCGGGGCGTCGACGTCACGGTGTGGAGCCTCGGGCGCGGCGGCGACAGCGCGTTCTTCCGTCCCGTCGACCCGCGGGTCGCGGTGCGGCTCGTGCCGCTGCCCGAGATCGACGGCGAGTCGGTGGGAGAGCGCGTGGTGCGCTCGATCGCGGTGCTCGGGGCCGCACTGGAGGGCACCTACGACGTCGTGCACGCCCAGGACTGCATCACCGCGAACGCGGCGGCCGCGGCCGGGCGCACGGGCGTCGTCCGGACCGTCCACCACATCGACCACTTCACGACCCCCGAGCTCGCCCGCTGCCACGAGCGCGCGATCCGCGAGCCGTCCGCGCACGTCACGGTGTCGGCCGCGGTCGCCGCCGAGCTGCGCGCGGGCTGGGGGATCACGGCGACGGTGATCGGCAACGGCGTGGACGCGGCGCGGTTCGCCGCGGCCGCGGGGCCGGCCGGGGCGTCCGGGCGCGCGGCCTGGTCGGCGCGACTGGGGCGCTACGTCCTGGCCGTCGGCGGGATCGAGCCGCGCAAGGGCAGCCTCGCGCTGCTGGAGGCGTACGCGCTGCTGCGGCGCGAGCACCCGGACGTGGCGCTGGTCGTCGCGGGCGGGGAGACGGTCTTCGACCACCGCGCCTACCGCGCGGAGTGGGAGGCCCGGGCCGCCGCGCTCGGCGTCGCGCCGGTGGTGCTCGGTCCCGTCGACGACGCCCTGCTGCCCGCGCTCGTCGCCGCGGCCTCCGCGTTCGCGTTCCCGTCGACGAAGGAGGGGTTCGGGCTGGCCGCGATGGAGGCGCTGGCGGCCGGGGTGCCGCTGGTGGTGTCGGACCTGCCGGTGCTGCGCGAGACGTTCACCGGGGCCGCCGAGTTCGCCGCCGACCCGCCCGCGCTGGCCGCCGCGCTGGGCCGCGCCCTCACCGCGCCCGACCCCGCCCGGCGCGCCGCGGGGCGGGCGCTGGCCGCCCGGTGCACGTGGTCCGGGGCCGCCGACCGGCACCTGGACTTCTACCGTTCGTTGCCGCCGGGAGGTCACCGGTAG
- a CDS encoding nucleotide exchange factor GrpE translates to MPTAPEPSARDLADKIDDVTRLLTRQSAALAALADAPASAGPDVALLVDLHALYTDASACAATARSRRERAAFTAVAGGLERLIVGRGGAVVAPAPGSAFRGTQMEAAEVVATDDPAADRTVAALLEPGLDAGGRSVRAARVAVFRTR, encoded by the coding sequence GTGCCCACGGCCCCGGAACCCTCCGCCCGGGACCTCGCCGACAAGATCGACGACGTCACCCGGCTGCTCACCCGCCAGTCCGCCGCGCTGGCCGCCCTGGCCGACGCCCCCGCCTCCGCCGGGCCCGACGTGGCGCTGCTGGTCGACCTGCACGCGCTCTACACGGACGCGAGCGCCTGCGCCGCCACCGCCCGCTCCCGCCGCGAGCGGGCCGCCTTCACCGCCGTCGCGGGCGGGCTGGAGCGGCTGATCGTCGGGCGCGGGGGCGCGGTGGTGGCCCCGGCGCCCGGTTCCGCGTTCCGCGGAACGCAGATGGAGGCGGCGGAGGTGGTGGCGACCGACGACCCGGCCGCCGACCGCACGGTGGCGGCGCTGCTCGAACCGGGCCTGGACGCGGGCGGTCGGTCGGTCCGGGCGGCGCGGGTGGCGGTGTTCCGGACGCGCTGA
- a CDS encoding MSMEG_0567/sll0787 family protein, whose product MTLRRAPSRGGGIDTGGLGLGEVLTGAAPARPAFTIEPTGDLAAYHVLRREVFVEEQGLFGGPGSDGTDRDDRDDDPRLVVLAAHDRDGTFLGGVRLGPVTDHDIGWWFGGRLAVTRAGRRLRGVGAALVRAARAHAEAAGALRFDAEVQAANERYFARLGWSRVRDVTVAGRPHVLMRAPIGRLAAAAASKQPLGGLLDGFHLGGAGFVGDDGAPVPGTDVIAACDAILPSMVERDPEWAGWCGVLVNLNDLAAMGAAPLGLLDSVAGRDTAFVGRVLAGLRDAARAYDVPVLGGHTQVGVPAALSVTALGRTDAPVPGGGGRPGQRVRLTADLGGGWRPGYSGRQWDSTSTRRTAELRAMLGAVGAARPAAAKDVSMAGVAGTLGMLAEAGGCGAVLDVAAVPRPAGATAGDWLTCFPGFAVLTADDAGRPGLDAGPATGAECGELVPGGGVALRWPDGELTDAVPAAVTGMGRA is encoded by the coding sequence ATGACCCTCCGACGCGCTCCCTCCCGCGGAGGCGGCATCGACACCGGCGGTCTCGGGCTCGGCGAGGTCCTCACCGGGGCCGCGCCCGCCCGTCCGGCCTTCACGATCGAGCCCACCGGTGACCTCGCGGCCTACCACGTGCTGCGCCGGGAGGTGTTCGTCGAGGAGCAGGGGCTGTTCGGCGGGCCCGGGAGCGACGGCACCGACCGCGACGACCGCGACGACGACCCCCGCCTGGTCGTCCTCGCCGCCCACGACCGCGACGGCACGTTCCTCGGCGGCGTCCGGCTCGGGCCGGTCACCGACCACGACATCGGCTGGTGGTTCGGCGGGCGGCTCGCCGTCACCCGCGCCGGGCGAAGGCTGCGCGGGGTCGGGGCGGCGCTGGTCCGCGCGGCCCGCGCGCACGCCGAGGCGGCCGGCGCCCTGCGCTTCGACGCCGAGGTGCAGGCGGCCAACGAGCGCTACTTCGCCCGCCTGGGCTGGAGCCGCGTCCGCGACGTCACCGTCGCCGGGCGCCCGCACGTCCTCATGCGCGCCCCGATCGGCCGCCTCGCCGCGGCCGCCGCGAGCAAGCAGCCCCTCGGTGGCCTGCTCGACGGCTTCCACCTGGGCGGCGCGGGCTTCGTCGGCGACGACGGCGCCCCCGTCCCCGGCACGGACGTGATCGCCGCCTGCGACGCGATCCTGCCGTCGATGGTGGAGCGCGACCCGGAGTGGGCCGGCTGGTGCGGCGTGCTCGTCAACCTCAACGACCTGGCCGCGATGGGCGCCGCCCCGCTCGGCCTGCTCGACTCCGTGGCCGGGCGGGACACCGCGTTCGTCGGCCGCGTGCTGGCCGGCCTGCGCGACGCCGCCCGCGCGTACGACGTGCCGGTCCTGGGCGGCCACACGCAGGTCGGTGTGCCCGCGGCCCTGTCGGTCACGGCGCTGGGCCGCACGGACGCGCCCGTCCCCGGTGGGGGCGGGCGACCCGGGCAGCGCGTCCGGCTCACCGCCGACCTCGGCGGCGGCTGGCGCCCCGGCTACTCCGGGCGCCAGTGGGACTCCACGAGCACCCGCCGCACGGCGGAGCTGCGGGCGATGCTCGGGGCGGTCGGCGCCGCGCGTCCGGCCGCCGCCAAGGACGTCTCGATGGCCGGCGTCGCGGGCACGCTCGGGATGCTGGCCGAGGCGGGCGGCTGCGGGGCCGTGCTCGACGTCGCCGCCGTCCCGCGCCCGGCCGGTGCCACCGCGGGCGACTGGCTCACCTGCTTCCCCGGCTTCGCCGTCCTCACCGCCGACGACGCCGGGCGCCCCGGCCTCGACGCCGGACCGGCCACGGGCGCGGAGTGCGGCGAGCTCGTGCCCGGCGGCGGCGTGGCGCTGCGCTGGCCCGACGGCGAGCTGACCGACGCCGTCCCGGCCGCGGTCACCGGCATGGGGCGGGCGTGA
- a CDS encoding MSMEG_0572/Sll0783 family nitrogen starvation response protein — protein sequence MTTTVGLTETEKQSLEEIAHPSLPEGSSIYGGTKVFPDYQAENGETYFTLVHGIAHESSVSFVAILQATRAQRKGFESAIYFYGPGSLNCLATRGFPTTGNSAFPGEHNINSSLKTFIDEGGKVYCCRFGLSLHGAREEDLIEGVIPTHPLDVQDALIHYARKGAIINSTYMF from the coding sequence ATGACCACGACCGTCGGACTGACCGAGACCGAGAAGCAGAGCCTCGAGGAGATCGCGCACCCGTCGCTGCCGGAGGGCTCGTCGATCTACGGCGGCACCAAGGTCTTCCCGGACTACCAGGCCGAGAACGGCGAGACCTACTTCACCCTCGTCCACGGCATCGCGCACGAGTCGTCGGTCAGCTTCGTCGCGATCCTGCAGGCCACCCGCGCGCAGCGGAAGGGCTTCGAGTCGGCGATCTACTTCTACGGCCCCGGCTCGCTGAACTGCCTGGCCACCCGCGGGTTCCCGACCACCGGCAACTCCGCGTTCCCCGGCGAGCACAACATCAACAGCTCGCTCAAGACGTTCATCGACGAGGGCGGCAAGGTCTACTGCTGCCGCTTCGGCCTGTCGCTGCACGGCGCCCGCGAGGAGGACCTCATCGAGGGCGTCATCCCGACGCACCCCCTCGACGTCCAGGACGCGTTGATCCACTACGCCCGCAAGGGCGCGATCATCAACTCCACCTACATGTTCTGA
- a CDS encoding MSMEG_0568 family radical SAM protein has protein sequence MSIVDLGIPLTTRSALAVRGVRTPTAVRRGPGAGPSDDGHLVIDGANVTLPIDPGSPYVVRDGRIYDGELDLGVAAAPVRRPAFYDLTTADGVRYEQIALLHGADVLASTVVQTCIRYAEAERCRFCAIEESLRAGSTVAAKTPAQLAEVAEAAVRLDGVRQMVLTTGTTAGPDRGAKHLVRCVRAVLDAVPGLPVQVQIEPPGDLDTIDELKAAGATSIGIHVESTDDAVRRAWMPGKGSVPMAEYEAAWDRAVAVFGRNRVSTYLLIGLGEDPDELVAGAASLVERGVYPFVVPFRPLPGTLAVRDGATGPTAEVVADVTSRVARLLREAGMSGADQGAGCAACGACSALPAAGG, from the coding sequence GTGAGCATCGTTGATCTCGGGATCCCGCTGACGACGAGGTCGGCACTGGCTGTACGGGGGGTGCGGACCCCCACCGCGGTCCGCCGCGGGCCGGGCGCCGGGCCGAGCGACGACGGGCACCTCGTGATCGACGGTGCGAACGTCACGCTCCCCATCGACCCCGGCAGCCCCTACGTCGTGCGGGACGGCCGCATCTACGACGGCGAGCTCGACCTGGGCGTCGCCGCGGCACCGGTGCGCCGGCCCGCCTTCTACGACCTGACCACGGCCGACGGCGTCCGCTACGAGCAGATCGCCCTGCTCCACGGCGCCGACGTCCTGGCCAGCACCGTCGTGCAGACCTGCATCCGCTACGCCGAGGCGGAGCGCTGCCGGTTCTGCGCGATCGAGGAGTCGCTGCGCGCGGGCAGCACCGTCGCCGCCAAGACCCCGGCGCAGCTCGCCGAGGTCGCGGAGGCGGCGGTGCGGCTCGACGGCGTCCGGCAGATGGTGCTGACGACGGGCACCACCGCCGGGCCCGACCGCGGCGCGAAGCACCTCGTCCGCTGCGTGCGGGCCGTGCTCGACGCCGTCCCCGGGCTGCCGGTGCAGGTGCAGATCGAGCCCCCCGGCGACCTCGACACCATCGACGAGCTCAAGGCCGCGGGCGCCACGTCCATCGGCATCCACGTGGAGTCGACCGACGACGCCGTGCGCCGCGCCTGGATGCCGGGCAAGGGGTCGGTGCCGATGGCCGAGTACGAGGCCGCGTGGGACCGCGCCGTCGCCGTGTTCGGCCGCAACCGCGTCTCGACCTACCTGCTCATCGGGCTGGGGGAGGACCCGGACGAGCTCGTGGCCGGGGCCGCGTCGCTCGTCGAGCGCGGCGTGTACCCCTTCGTCGTGCCGTTCCGGCCGCTGCCGGGCACCCTCGCGGTGCGCGACGGCGCCACCGGGCCGACCGCGGAGGTCGTGGCCGACGTGACGTCGCGCGTGGCCCGCCTGCTGCGCGAGGCCGGGATGTCGGGCGCCGACCAGGGCGCCGGGTGCGCCGCCTGCGGGGCGTGCAGCGCGCTGCCGGCGGCCGGAGGATGA
- a CDS encoding YebC/PmpR family DNA-binding transcriptional regulator, whose protein sequence is MSGHSKWATTKHKKAVIDARRGKMFAKLIKNIEVAARTGGGDLDGNPTLFDAVQKAKKSSVPNDNIDRAVKRGSGADAGGADYQSITYEGYGPNGVALLIECLSDNRNRAATEVRVAMTRNGGAMADPGSVAYLFTRKGVVIVPKAGELTEDDLLLAVLDAGAEEVNDLGDSFEVVSEATDLIAVRTALVEAGIEYDSADPTFVPSMTIPLDAEGARKVFRLIEALEDSDEVQNVYANFDVSDEVMAEVG, encoded by the coding sequence ATGAGCGGCCACTCCAAGTGGGCTACCACCAAGCACAAGAAGGCCGTCATCGACGCCCGCCGCGGCAAGATGTTCGCGAAGCTGATCAAGAACATCGAGGTCGCCGCGCGCACCGGCGGCGGTGACCTCGACGGCAACCCGACGCTGTTCGACGCCGTGCAGAAGGCGAAGAAGAGCTCGGTCCCCAACGACAACATCGACCGCGCCGTCAAGCGCGGCTCCGGGGCCGACGCGGGCGGCGCCGACTACCAGTCGATCACCTACGAGGGCTACGGGCCCAACGGCGTCGCGCTGCTCATCGAGTGCCTCAGCGACAACCGCAACCGCGCCGCCACCGAGGTCCGCGTCGCGATGACCCGCAACGGCGGCGCGATGGCCGACCCCGGCTCCGTGGCGTACCTGTTCACGCGCAAGGGCGTCGTGATCGTGCCGAAGGCCGGCGAGCTGACGGAGGACGACCTGCTCCTCGCGGTGCTCGACGCGGGAGCGGAGGAGGTCAACGACCTGGGCGACAGCTTCGAGGTCGTCTCCGAGGCCACCGACCTCATCGCGGTGCGCACGGCGCTGGTGGAGGCGGGCATCGAGTACGACTCGGCCGACCCCACCTTCGTCCCGTCGATGACCATCCCGCTCGACGCCGAGGGCGCCCGCAAGGTCTTCCGCCTCATCGAGGCGCTGGAGGACAGCGACGAGGTGCAGAACGTCTACGCGAACTTCGACGTGAGCGACGAGGTGATGGCCGAGGTGGGCTGA
- a CDS encoding carbon-nitrogen hydrolase family protein: MRVPRLAAVAAAFGRDLDHAVERVATLVGHARRDGVDLLVLPDAALGGYLTRLGPGAEPPPALEPDHPALLAVRALAGDMVVCVGYREADRGRCYNTAVCLHGDGVLGTHRKVHQPPGESGVYAAGEVFTAFDTPVGRLGMLIDYDKTFPESARALALDGAQVLACLSAWPTNVTNRASRMSQDRQSRLFDLYDRARAAENQVVLVSSNQTGTLGGMRFLGQAKVVGPGGDVLARTWAKAGIAAADVDVDGEVGSARRVLHHLDERRPGAYR; this comes from the coding sequence CTGAGGGTGCCCCGGCTCGCGGCCGTCGCCGCCGCGTTCGGCCGCGACCTCGACCACGCCGTCGAGCGCGTCGCCACCCTCGTCGGGCACGCGCGCCGCGACGGCGTCGACCTGCTCGTCCTGCCCGACGCCGCCCTCGGCGGCTACCTCACCCGGCTCGGGCCCGGCGCCGAGCCGCCGCCCGCGCTGGAGCCCGACCACCCGGCGCTGCTCGCGGTGCGCGCGCTCGCCGGCGACATGGTCGTGTGCGTCGGCTACCGGGAGGCCGACCGCGGCCGCTGCTACAACACCGCCGTCTGCCTGCACGGCGACGGCGTGCTGGGCACGCACCGGAAGGTGCACCAGCCGCCGGGGGAGTCGGGCGTCTACGCGGCGGGTGAGGTGTTCACGGCGTTCGACACCCCGGTCGGGCGCCTGGGCATGCTGATCGACTACGACAAGACCTTCCCCGAGTCGGCCCGCGCGCTGGCCCTGGACGGCGCGCAGGTGCTCGCGTGCCTCTCGGCGTGGCCGACGAACGTCACCAACCGGGCGTCGCGGATGAGCCAGGACCGCCAGTCGCGGCTGTTCGACCTCTACGACCGCGCCCGCGCCGCGGAGAACCAGGTCGTGCTGGTGTCGTCGAACCAGACCGGGACGCTCGGCGGGATGCGCTTCCTCGGGCAGGCCAAGGTCGTCGGGCCGGGCGGGGACGTGCTGGCCCGCACGTGGGCGAAGGCCGGGATCGCCGCGGCGGACGTGGACGTCGACGGCGAGGTCGGGTCGGCCCGCCGCGTCCTGCACCACCTGGACGAGCGGCGGCCCGGTGCCTACCGCTGA
- a CDS encoding Ig-like domain repeat protein gives MNGFDPADYRRRVLAAVLKRGGPESSDPFELYDLPVDDDLDDAAVAERVAAVWGFWQRQRDHPKYRVLAAELVAGHEARSAELLDAGRRRTAAARVRAQREQRDAQRYALLDAAVARLVDRHRGIPADKVEGLHEVGALAGLTPEEVTARLRRHRRVAAGEQERPSGVPVERRRQVRALLDEFGRLTDAPAPPTLLALLGLDASATGPQVRAGAGAWRSRARELPPNRLRTVVDELLVHVAELLEPGAAAVAAYLDAVAADVTEHLRPRIRAAVLVEDRLVAEDHAHLLDEARALGLDDARARAVLAAVARELGAPIETDPVPAAPPPPTPPPAPPRERGWEAPLRAARAALRAARPGEARRLVEAARRLAGPEGATPVRAVADEIAGVLDEAARRWTAASAAVDARRSTEAAEHLEHLDRTARDVPDPRGADLDDLLARVRRDVARADAAVAAALAGPAADRAAALLAVLGTCPGHPGAEAALAAIPVEPPSWVRAARDGRGDVLVVWEASPTPQVRYKVSRRRPDGSWQVVGRVTDTSVLDGGAPPAVEAPVYAVEAVQAGRSSAAVRSDERTPPSTPPPVEAPVSGVAGPSAVRAERGPTGSVVVRWTGPPGAEYRVRCAMPGGRWRVVGRTREHEIEDGGAPDGPLPGYTVSASVGGERSAEVPTT, from the coding sequence GTGAACGGGTTCGACCCCGCCGACTACCGCCGGCGCGTGCTGGCCGCGGTGCTCAAGCGCGGCGGCCCGGAGAGCTCCGACCCGTTCGAGCTCTACGACCTCCCCGTCGACGACGACCTCGACGACGCCGCGGTCGCCGAGCGCGTCGCGGCCGTGTGGGGCTTCTGGCAGCGCCAGCGCGACCACCCCAAGTACCGCGTGCTCGCCGCCGAGCTCGTGGCCGGGCACGAGGCCCGCAGCGCCGAGCTCCTCGACGCCGGCCGCCGCCGCACCGCCGCCGCGCGGGTGCGGGCCCAGCGCGAGCAGCGCGACGCCCAGCGCTACGCCCTGCTCGACGCCGCCGTCGCCCGGCTCGTCGACCGCCACCGCGGGATCCCGGCCGACAAGGTCGAGGGGCTGCACGAGGTCGGCGCGCTGGCCGGTCTCACCCCCGAGGAGGTCACCGCGCGGCTGCGCCGGCACCGCCGGGTCGCCGCGGGGGAGCAGGAGCGGCCGTCGGGCGTCCCCGTCGAGCGCCGCCGGCAGGTGCGCGCCCTGCTCGACGAGTTCGGGCGCCTCACCGACGCCCCCGCCCCGCCGACGCTGCTCGCCCTGCTCGGGCTCGACGCGTCGGCGACCGGGCCGCAGGTGCGCGCCGGGGCCGGGGCGTGGCGCTCGCGGGCCCGGGAGCTGCCGCCGAACCGGCTGCGGACCGTCGTCGACGAGCTGCTCGTGCACGTCGCGGAGCTGCTGGAGCCGGGCGCCGCCGCCGTGGCCGCCTACCTCGACGCCGTCGCCGCCGACGTCACCGAGCACCTGCGGCCCCGCATCCGCGCCGCCGTGCTGGTGGAGGACCGGCTCGTCGCCGAGGACCACGCCCACCTGCTCGACGAGGCCCGCGCCCTGGGCCTGGACGACGCCCGGGCGCGCGCGGTGCTGGCCGCGGTCGCGCGGGAGCTCGGGGCGCCGATCGAGACGGACCCGGTGCCGGCCGCCCCGCCGCCGCCCACCCCGCCACCCGCGCCACCGCGCGAGCGCGGCTGGGAGGCCCCGCTCCGGGCCGCCCGCGCCGCCCTGCGCGCCGCCCGGCCGGGTGAGGCCCGCCGGCTCGTCGAGGCCGCCCGCCGGCTCGCGGGTCCGGAGGGGGCCACGCCGGTGCGGGCGGTGGCCGACGAGATCGCCGGGGTCCTCGACGAGGCGGCGCGGCGCTGGACCGCGGCGTCGGCCGCCGTGGACGCCCGCCGCTCCACCGAGGCCGCCGAGCACCTGGAGCACCTCGACCGCACCGCGCGCGACGTCCCCGACCCCCGCGGTGCCGACCTGGACGACCTCCTCGCCCGGGTGCGCCGCGACGTCGCCCGCGCCGACGCCGCGGTCGCCGCCGCCCTCGCCGGACCCGCGGCCGACCGGGCCGCGGCCCTGCTCGCCGTGCTCGGCACCTGCCCCGGCCACCCCGGCGCCGAGGCCGCGCTGGCCGCGATCCCGGTGGAGCCCCCGTCCTGGGTGCGGGCCGCCCGCGACGGCCGCGGCGACGTCCTCGTCGTCTGGGAGGCCTCGCCGACGCCGCAGGTCCGCTACAAGGTCTCGCGCCGGCGCCCCGACGGGTCGTGGCAGGTCGTCGGCCGCGTCACCGACACCTCCGTGCTCGACGGCGGCGCCCCGCCCGCGGTGGAGGCCCCGGTGTACGCCGTGGAGGCCGTGCAGGCCGGGCGCAGCTCCGCGGCGGTCCGGTCGGACGAGCGGACGCCCCCGAGCACGCCGCCGCCGGTCGAGGCCCCGGTGTCCGGGGTCGCCGGGCCGAGCGCCGTCCGCGCCGAGCGCGGCCCCACCGGGTCGGTCGTCGTCCGCTGGACCGGTCCGCCCGGCGCCGAGTACCGCGTGCGCTGCGCGATGCCCGGCGGCCGGTGGCGCGTCGTCGGGCGCACCCGCGAGCACGAGATCGAGGACGGCGGCGCCCCGGACGGGCCGCTGCCGGGCTACACCGTCAGCGCGTCGGTCGGCGGCGAGCGCTCCGCCGAGGTGCCCACGACCTGA